A genomic segment from Nitrospira sp. encodes:
- a CDS encoding Nodulation protein nolO yields MLVLGLSNMRDAAAALVSDGRIVAAAEEERFVRQKHVTALPVHAIRYCLREAGITLRDVGAIAVPWKYWLVGRRARLALEAMARSPQLFRVKSTRSLERVGGEWKELFRLRRELTQRVGSVGSRPMFLDHHLCHAASSFLVSPFERSAILVVDGASEADTTLTAIGEGQHITPLDRTPLPHSLGQFYAAMTAFLGFRPDQDEYIVMGLAASGEPTFAATLRREVLRLLPQGRFEMNTGLLDFHLARVGLFGEEFVRLFGPPRPSADELTQRHRDLAASAQLVLEEVLLHLGRRLRSQTDADSLCLAGGVAYNCVANSRLRAELGFQHVYVPPAAGDSGAALGAALWWTVRRGGFASRPPMPSAYLGPQFDEQVCRTVLAREGLTAEPVTDARLYELVAAELAGGRLVFWYQGRMEWGPRALGNRSLLADPRREDMRELINSKVKHREPFRPFAPSVLDDRAKEFFDLPAASPFMQFTVRVKASARGIIPAVIHVDGSARVQTVTRDMNPRFYHLLSAFERLTGVPVLLNTSFNVQEPIVCSPDDAVHCFLRTQVDWLVLGNLLVRHPSQGAVRTHER; encoded by the coding sequence GTGTTGGTGCTGGGTCTTTCCAATATGCGGGATGCGGCGGCGGCGCTCGTCTCCGACGGACGAATCGTGGCGGCGGCCGAAGAAGAACGATTCGTGCGGCAGAAACATGTGACGGCGTTGCCGGTCCACGCGATCCGGTATTGCCTACGCGAGGCCGGGATCACCCTTCGCGACGTCGGGGCCATCGCCGTACCGTGGAAGTATTGGCTGGTCGGACGGCGCGCCCGGCTTGCCCTGGAGGCGATGGCGCGATCCCCGCAATTGTTTCGAGTGAAGAGCACGCGGTCTCTCGAACGGGTCGGAGGGGAGTGGAAAGAATTGTTCCGGCTCCGCCGGGAATTGACGCAACGGGTCGGTTCGGTCGGCAGTCGCCCGATGTTTCTCGACCACCACCTGTGCCACGCCGCCAGTTCGTTTCTGGTTTCCCCTTTCGAGCGCTCGGCCATCCTGGTCGTGGACGGCGCGTCGGAAGCCGATACGACGTTGACGGCGATAGGCGAAGGTCAACACATCACCCCCCTCGACCGTACTCCGCTCCCCCATTCGCTCGGTCAGTTTTATGCGGCGATGACGGCCTTTCTCGGGTTTCGGCCGGATCAGGACGAATACATTGTGATGGGGTTGGCGGCTTCCGGTGAGCCGACCTTTGCGGCAACTTTGCGTCGAGAGGTCCTGCGGCTGCTTCCACAGGGTCGCTTCGAGATGAACACCGGCCTGCTGGATTTTCACCTCGCCAGGGTCGGGCTGTTCGGGGAGGAATTCGTTCGCCTGTTCGGCCCCCCACGGCCTTCGGCGGACGAGCTGACGCAACGTCATCGGGATCTGGCGGCGAGTGCTCAATTGGTTTTGGAGGAGGTCCTGTTGCATCTCGGCCGCCGGCTGCGATCCCAGACGGATGCGGATTCGCTCTGCCTGGCAGGAGGGGTTGCGTACAACTGCGTGGCCAACAGCCGGCTGCGAGCCGAACTCGGATTCCAGCATGTCTATGTGCCGCCTGCTGCGGGAGATTCCGGCGCCGCCCTCGGGGCGGCTCTTTGGTGGACTGTCAGGCGCGGAGGGTTCGCCTCAAGGCCACCCATGCCGTCCGCCTATTTGGGGCCTCAGTTCGACGAGCAGGTGTGTCGAACAGTGTTGGCGCGTGAAGGGTTGACCGCCGAGCCGGTCACCGACGCGCGGTTGTACGAGTTGGTCGCGGCGGAATTGGCAGGGGGTCGTCTGGTGTTTTGGTATCAAGGACGGATGGAGTGGGGGCCTCGTGCCCTGGGCAATCGCAGTCTGCTGGCGGATCCGCGACGGGAAGACATGCGGGAGTTGATCAACAGCAAAGTGAAACATCGGGAGCCCTTTCGACCCTTTGCGCCGTCGGTGCTCGACGACCGAGCCAAGGAGTTTTTCGACCTGCCGGCCGCCTCGCCCTTCATGCAGTTCACGGTGCGGGTGAAGGCGTCCGCCAGAGGGATCATTCCGGCCGTCATCCATGTCGATGGGTCGGCGCGCGTCCAGACCGTCACGCGCGACATGAATCCACGGTTCTATCATCTCCTGTCCGCTTTTGAACGCCTTACCGGAGTTCCGGTCCTGCTCAACACCTCCTTCAATGTCCAGGAGCCGATCGTCTGTAGCCCCGACGATGCCGTGCACTGTTTTCTTCGGACCCAGGTCGATTGGTTGGTCCTCGGTAACCTGCTGGTGAGGCATCCCTCCCAAGGGGCTGTCCGGACCCATGAACGCTGA
- a CDS encoding HtrA protease/chaperone protein, translated as MVYRHQRRKVLSVLAVITMVAAVFLIGGMQTGYQAEAAGVPPAFAQGFAEIVKSVTPAVVNIAVTGGGEGRREGRRQLPPGPFGGPPPGEEPPGMEPPGPPGPPGPPGAPPGPPGGGPHRPDQSAGSGVILDPNGYIVTNNHVVEGATQITVTLSDRREFPAKIIGTDPKTDLAIIKIEAKDLSSLKWADYDELQVGDLVLAVGSPFGLSSTVTLGIISALGRGNVGIADYEDFIQTDAAINPGNSGGALVNMQGKLIGINTAIFSRTGGSEGIGFAIPSSIATDIVESLTKTGKVVRGWMGVAIQEITPALAKSFKLPEQRKGVLISDVNENGPSHTAGMKRGDVVVAFNGKEVQSVSQLRNLVARTAVGKDADIKILRDGKEQVLKVKVAERPSDEVLAKREPGPASAPAETVKPPDNVLASLRVQMLDAAMQSQLNIPAKTSGVVVSSVEAGSAAESAGLQRGDVIQEVNHEVIKSLEDYQKASAKVKKDEMVVLLLSRQGNNLFVAVNPK; from the coding sequence ATGGTGTATCGACATCAGCGCAGGAAGGTACTGTCCGTACTCGCAGTGATCACGATGGTTGCTGCCGTGTTCTTAATCGGCGGGATGCAGACGGGCTATCAAGCTGAGGCGGCCGGTGTGCCCCCGGCGTTTGCTCAGGGGTTCGCGGAAATCGTCAAATCGGTCACGCCTGCAGTCGTCAATATCGCGGTGACCGGCGGAGGAGAAGGCCGTCGCGAGGGCCGTCGTCAGCTTCCTCCCGGTCCCTTCGGCGGACCGCCTCCGGGCGAAGAACCACCAGGCATGGAACCTCCAGGACCTCCGGGACCTCCTGGCCCTCCTGGCGCACCGCCCGGACCTCCTGGTGGAGGCCCCCATCGGCCTGACCAGAGTGCCGGATCCGGAGTGATCCTCGATCCCAACGGGTACATCGTCACCAACAACCATGTCGTCGAAGGCGCCACCCAAATCACGGTGACCCTGTCGGATCGTCGTGAGTTTCCCGCGAAAATCATCGGAACGGATCCCAAGACGGATTTAGCCATCATCAAGATTGAAGCGAAGGATCTCAGTTCCCTCAAGTGGGCGGATTATGATGAGTTACAGGTCGGGGACCTGGTACTGGCGGTGGGGAGTCCGTTCGGACTCAGTTCGACCGTCACCCTCGGCATCATCAGTGCGTTAGGCAGAGGCAATGTGGGTATCGCCGATTATGAAGACTTCATCCAGACCGATGCCGCCATCAATCCCGGCAATTCGGGCGGCGCCTTGGTCAACATGCAGGGAAAGTTGATCGGCATCAATACGGCCATCTTCTCCCGCACCGGCGGGTCCGAAGGGATCGGTTTTGCGATTCCGAGCAGTATCGCCACGGACATCGTCGAGAGTTTGACGAAGACCGGCAAAGTAGTGCGCGGTTGGATGGGCGTGGCGATTCAGGAAATCACCCCGGCCCTGGCCAAGTCCTTCAAGCTGCCGGAGCAGCGCAAAGGGGTTTTGATCAGCGATGTGAATGAGAACGGCCCGTCCCACACGGCGGGGATGAAACGCGGCGATGTGGTCGTCGCGTTCAACGGCAAGGAGGTGCAAAGCGTCAGCCAGTTGCGCAACCTGGTGGCTCGCACGGCGGTCGGGAAGGACGCCGACATCAAGATTTTGCGTGATGGAAAAGAGCAGGTTTTGAAGGTCAAGGTCGCTGAACGGCCGTCCGATGAAGTGCTCGCCAAACGAGAACCCGGTCCCGCCAGCGCCCCGGCCGAGACGGTGAAGCCGCCCGACAATGTCCTGGCGTCATTGCGCGTGCAGATGCTGGATGCGGCGATGCAGAGCCAGCTCAATATTCCCGCGAAGACCAGCGGGGTGGTCGTCAGTTCCGTCGAGGCCGGCAGTGCGGCGGAGTCGGCGGGTTTGCAGCGCGGCGACGTAATCCAGGAGGTCAACCACGAGGTGATCAAGAGCCTGGAGGATTACCAGAAGGCGTCAGCCAAGGTGAAGAAGGACGAAATGGTGGTGCTTTTGCTCAGTCGGCAAGGGAACAATCTGTTCGTCGCTGTGAATCCGAAATAG